One region of Intestinimonas massiliensis (ex Afouda et al. 2020) genomic DNA includes:
- a CDS encoding PcfB family protein has translation MQDEVNTKVVAIMIKGGKISAEVLKKALDKFVQEIEKAQKQMQQPKTYRGKQSIKHLMSQNAAISNIEVTDGNIKSFERTASKYGLDFALKKDVSVEPPSYLVFFKGRDVDVMTAAFKEFSAKTVKQKEQPSIRHKLDQEKAQSKAQHKEKVKVKTKDRGVEL, from the coding sequence ATGCAGGATGAAGTCAACACCAAAGTTGTTGCAATCATGATCAAGGGCGGCAAAATCTCAGCCGAGGTGCTGAAAAAGGCACTGGACAAGTTCGTGCAGGAGATCGAGAAAGCGCAGAAGCAGATGCAGCAGCCCAAAACCTATCGCGGCAAACAGTCAATCAAGCATCTGATGAGCCAGAACGCCGCCATCTCCAACATCGAAGTGACGGATGGCAATATCAAATCCTTTGAGCGGACTGCCAGCAAATACGGTCTGGACTTTGCGCTCAAGAAGGACGTTTCCGTAGAACCGCCCAGCTATCTTGTCTTCTTCAAGGGACGGGACGTTGATGTCATGACCGCCGCCTTCAAGGAGTTCTCTGCCAAGACTGTCAAGCAGAAGGAACAGCCGTCCATCCGGCACAAGCTGGATCAGGAGAAAGCCCAGAGCAAGGCGCAGCACAAGGAGAAAGTCAAGGTCAAGACCAAGGATCGGGGTGTGGAGCTGTGA
- a CDS encoding Asp23/Gls24 family envelope stress response protein, whose protein sequence is MGEGKEYVSRSDELGNIHISEEVLAVIAAAAALEVEGVGGLAANLGTDLAELLGKKTLSRGIRLEVAEENVTVDVNILVKYGHTIPEVGRAVQEAVMSSIEATSGLTVEAVNVNVGGVIFDKETRKPQ, encoded by the coding sequence ATGGGCGAGGGCAAGGAGTATGTTTCCCGGTCGGATGAACTGGGCAATATCCATATATCGGAAGAGGTCCTGGCGGTGATTGCCGCCGCCGCCGCGCTGGAAGTAGAGGGCGTCGGGGGACTGGCCGCCAACCTGGGCACCGATTTGGCCGAGCTGCTGGGCAAAAAGACGCTCAGCCGGGGCATCCGCCTGGAGGTGGCCGAAGAGAACGTTACCGTGGATGTCAATATCCTGGTCAAATACGGGCACACCATTCCAGAGGTGGGCCGGGCTGTGCAGGAGGCCGTGATGAGCAGCATCGAGGCGACCAGCGGTCTGACGGTCGAGGCTGTGAACGTCAATGTGGGCGGGGTCATTTTTGACAAAGAGACCCGCAAGCCCCAGTAA
- a CDS encoding DUF6050 family protein, which produces MGAIKVFLKEVLLPIALAFCLASFLKPIYMPDGVCDYFLMWICVGLPFGIRKMCLWLVPSGYGISGSVGIFALNLIIGGLIGGLAFFIGLLLGVIHTIREII; this is translated from the coding sequence GTGGGTGCTATCAAAGTCTTCTTGAAGGAGGTTCTGCTTCCAATCGCGCTTGCGTTCTGCCTCGCGTCATTTCTCAAGCCGATCTATATGCCTGACGGCGTATGTGACTACTTCCTTATGTGGATCTGCGTCGGCTTGCCATTCGGCATCCGGAAGATGTGCCTCTGGCTCGTTCCCAGCGGCTACGGTATCTCCGGCTCAGTCGGCATCTTCGCATTGAACTTAATCATAGGCGGTCTTATCGGAGGACTTGCCTTCTTCATCGGGCTGCTGCTCGGTGTCATTCATACCATCCGAGAAATCATCTGA
- the spoIIIAC gene encoding stage III sporulation protein AC, protein MNVDLIFKIAAIGILVSVLNQVLTRSGRDEQATMTTLAGLVVVLMMVVQEISDLFNLVKNLFGL, encoded by the coding sequence ATGAATGTAGATCTGATTTTCAAAATAGCGGCCATCGGCATCTTGGTTTCCGTGCTCAATCAGGTGCTGACCCGCTCGGGGCGGGACGAGCAGGCCACCATGACCACCCTGGCGGGGTTGGTGGTGGTGCTAATGATGGTGGTTCAGGAGATCAGCGATCTGTTCAACCTGGTAAAAAACCTGTTTGGGCTGTGA
- a CDS encoding stage III sporulation protein AE — protein sequence MRYASKAMIPLLVLALAVLLARPAQAAESDVLVRQGEALELDKLTEAAGEYAPGDAGAQVDLNEGLQSILDTGSGALWGVVRKAVRSGILLLTVVLLCALGDGAYSGTGFGTSLEIVPIVGALAITAVAVTDVSSLIGMGRQALDSMDSFSKVLLPTLAAATAAGGSPAGAVARQVATVFFADVLLTLIDRLLLPLVYAYIAACVAHAAVGNEGLKRVAGLLKWGVTSALTTIMLAFVGYLTVSGVIAGSADAVAIKAAKFAVSGMVPVVGGILSDAAETVLAGAELLKNSVGVFGMLAVLSMCVIPFLQLGVHYLAYKLTAALSATVAEGRVAGLIDNIGGAFGLVLGMTGACALLLLVSMISAISVVTA from the coding sequence ATGAGATATGCAAGCAAGGCCATGATCCCACTGCTGGTTTTGGCGCTGGCAGTGCTGCTGGCCCGCCCGGCCCAGGCGGCGGAGAGCGATGTGCTGGTCCGGCAAGGCGAGGCCCTGGAGCTGGACAAGCTGACCGAGGCGGCGGGAGAGTACGCCCCCGGCGACGCGGGGGCGCAGGTGGATCTGAACGAGGGCCTTCAGTCCATTCTGGATACTGGGAGCGGCGCCCTGTGGGGCGTGGTGCGCAAGGCGGTGCGCAGCGGCATCCTGCTGCTGACGGTGGTGCTGCTCTGTGCCCTGGGGGATGGGGCCTACTCCGGAACGGGCTTCGGGACAAGCCTGGAAATCGTGCCCATTGTGGGGGCGCTGGCCATCACAGCCGTGGCGGTGACTGACGTCAGCTCCCTCATCGGCATGGGGCGGCAGGCGCTGGATAGCATGGACTCCTTCTCCAAGGTGCTGCTGCCCACCCTGGCGGCAGCGACGGCGGCGGGAGGGTCACCGGCGGGGGCGGTCGCCCGGCAGGTAGCCACGGTCTTTTTTGCCGATGTCCTCCTGACGCTGATCGACCGGCTGCTGCTCCCGCTGGTGTACGCCTATATCGCCGCCTGCGTGGCCCATGCGGCCGTGGGAAACGAGGGGCTCAAACGAGTGGCCGGACTGCTCAAATGGGGGGTGACCTCGGCCCTCACCACCATCATGCTGGCCTTTGTGGGTTATCTTACAGTCAGCGGGGTGATTGCCGGCTCCGCCGATGCGGTGGCGATAAAGGCGGCTAAGTTCGCCGTCTCCGGCATGGTGCCGGTGGTGGGCGGCATCCTGTCCGATGCGGCGGAGACGGTGCTGGCCGGCGCCGAGCTTTTGAAAAACAGCGTGGGGGTGTTTGGGATGCTGGCAGTGCTGTCCATGTGCGTGATCCCATTTTTGCAGCTTGGGGTCCACTATCTGGCCTATAAGCTGACGGCGGCCTTGTCCGCCACGGTGGCGGAGGGCCGGGTGGCCGGGCTCATCGACAACATCGGCGGGGCCTTCGGTCTGGTGCTGGGCATGACGGGAGCCTGCGCCCTGCTGCTGCTGGTCTCCATGATCTCGGCCATCTCGGTGGTGACGGCATGA
- the nusB gene encoding transcription antitermination factor NusB: MTRSIAREIAVHLSFELGFSNLSAEELLDRSLTREHFETLREEEPLYAEFPNEKQRQYISALVKGVCSHGPELDSYISKYAIGWAFSRISRMAAAVMRVAMYEILYMPDIPAAAAINDAVEIAKHYEAPETVSFINGILGAFMRGELPPERANQPAAPAADGE; this comes from the coding sequence ATGACCAGAAGCATTGCCCGGGAGATCGCCGTCCATCTGTCCTTCGAGCTGGGCTTTTCCAACCTGAGCGCTGAGGAGCTGCTGGACCGCTCCCTGACCAGGGAGCACTTCGAGACGCTTCGGGAGGAGGAGCCTCTCTATGCAGAATTCCCCAACGAAAAACAGCGCCAGTACATATCTGCGCTGGTGAAGGGAGTCTGCAGTCACGGGCCCGAGCTGGACAGCTATATTTCCAAATATGCCATCGGCTGGGCCTTTTCCCGGATTTCCCGCATGGCGGCAGCCGTGATGCGGGTGGCCATGTATGAGATTTTATACATGCCGGATATCCCCGCCGCCGCCGCCATTAACGATGCGGTGGAGATTGCCAAGCACTATGAGGCGCCGGAGACGGTCTCCTTTATCAATGGCATTTTGGGCGCCTTCATGCGGGGCGAGCTGCCTCCGGAGCGGGCCAACCAGCCCGCCGCCCCTGCTGCGGACGGGGAATAG
- the xseA gene encoding exodeoxyribonuclease VII large subunit, which yields MSIQGRVYSVSQVNGYIKDLLDRDGLLSGLFVRGEISNYKMYPSGHHYFSMKDEGGAIRCVMFRREASRLRFRPENGMKVVAFGRVAVFPRDGQYQLYCQELSPDGVGDLHVAFEQLKEKLFREGLFDQGHKRPIPRYPQRIALITSPAGAAVRDMLRILGARWPLARIVLLPVRVQGVEAPGEIASALRYADQHRVADLIITGRGGGSMEDLWAFNDEGVAQAIYDCETPVISAVGHEPDVTIADFVADLRAATPSNAAELAVPDQNELFAALFQYEARLEQAMGSRLERNRRELERLGRARALQDPLYYIQDRRMLLDYQSRRLVHGLRGTLAVERERFARLAAALDALSPLKVLGRGYALTTDGAGRVLASVSGVEPGDNVTVRLADGALRCRVEAKQGGENDGGKKEVL from the coding sequence ATGAGCATCCAGGGGCGTGTTTACAGCGTATCCCAGGTCAATGGCTATATCAAAGACCTGCTGGACCGGGACGGACTTCTGTCCGGCCTCTTTGTCCGCGGGGAGATCTCCAACTATAAGATGTACCCCTCTGGGCACCACTACTTTTCCATGAAGGACGAGGGGGGCGCCATCCGGTGCGTCATGTTCCGCCGGGAGGCGTCCCGGCTTCGGTTTCGGCCGGAAAACGGGATGAAGGTGGTGGCCTTTGGCCGGGTGGCTGTCTTTCCGCGGGACGGACAGTACCAGCTTTACTGCCAGGAGCTCTCTCCGGATGGCGTCGGAGACCTGCATGTGGCCTTTGAACAGTTGAAGGAAAAGCTCTTTCGGGAGGGACTTTTCGACCAGGGCCATAAGCGGCCGATTCCCCGGTATCCCCAAAGGATCGCCCTGATTACCTCACCCGCGGGGGCGGCAGTGCGGGATATGCTGCGCATTCTGGGGGCACGCTGGCCCCTGGCTCGGATCGTGCTGCTGCCGGTACGGGTCCAGGGGGTGGAAGCGCCGGGCGAGATCGCCTCGGCCCTTCGGTATGCCGATCAGCACCGGGTGGCCGACCTCATCATCACCGGCCGGGGCGGCGGCTCCATGGAGGACCTGTGGGCGTTCAACGACGAAGGCGTGGCACAGGCCATCTACGACTGTGAGACTCCCGTTATCTCCGCGGTGGGGCACGAGCCCGACGTGACCATTGCGGATTTCGTGGCTGATCTGCGGGCGGCTACACCTTCCAACGCGGCGGAACTGGCGGTGCCCGATCAGAACGAGCTGTTCGCGGCGCTGTTCCAATACGAAGCGCGGCTGGAACAGGCCATGGGGAGCAGGCTGGAGCGTAACCGGCGGGAGCTGGAGCGTCTGGGCAGGGCCCGGGCCCTGCAGGACCCGCTGTACTACATCCAGGACCGGAGGATGCTGCTGGACTACCAGAGCCGCCGCCTGGTCCACGGGCTCCGCGGCACGCTGGCGGTGGAGCGGGAACGCTTTGCCCGGCTGGCCGCGGCGCTGGATGCGCTCAGCCCCCTGAAGGTGCTGGGCCGGGGCTATGCTCTGACCACCGACGGGGCGGGGCGGGTACTTGCATCCGTGTCCGGCGTGGAGCCGGGAGACAATGTGACGGTGCGCCTGGCGGACGGAGCCCTCCGCTGTCGGGTGGAGGCCAAGCAAGGAGGAGAGAACGATGGCGGAAAAAAAGAGGTCCTTTGA
- the xseB gene encoding exodeoxyribonuclease VII small subunit, protein MAEKKRSFEESMARLEEIVTQLEKGEAPLEESLKLFEEGTSLMKQCSGLLDKAEQKVVKLSAGPGGKPAEEPFLPGEG, encoded by the coding sequence ATGGCGGAAAAAAAGAGGTCCTTTGAGGAGAGCATGGCCCGCCTGGAGGAGATCGTGACCCAGTTGGAAAAGGGGGAGGCCCCTTTGGAGGAATCCCTCAAGCTGTTTGAGGAGGGTACCTCGCTGATGAAGCAGTGCTCCGGCCTGCTGGATAAGGCTGAGCAGAAGGTGGTCAAGCTCTCGGCGGGGCCCGGCGGGAAGCCGGCGGAAGAGCCTTTTCTGCCCGGGGAGGGATGA
- a CDS encoding stage III sporulation protein AB, translating into MLKLAGALILMAGASSIGFGAAAQLRARVTSLRALIGGLELMERELSFRLTPMPDLLAVVAKRAQAPACYFFARCRDSLDRLGEKSLGELWREALDAEPDLLFSGEETLVLAGLGEVLGRYDGDGQREALESALAELARCLERAEEDRNRLGRMYGVLGMGAGALTVILLL; encoded by the coding sequence GTGCTGAAACTGGCCGGCGCTTTGATCCTGATGGCGGGAGCTTCCAGCATCGGGTTTGGAGCCGCAGCCCAGCTCCGGGCACGGGTGACCAGTCTGCGCGCGCTGATCGGCGGGCTGGAACTGATGGAGCGGGAGCTCTCTTTTCGGCTGACCCCTATGCCGGACTTGCTGGCCGTCGTAGCAAAACGGGCACAGGCCCCGGCCTGCTATTTCTTCGCCCGGTGCCGGGACAGCCTGGACCGGCTGGGGGAGAAGAGCCTGGGCGAGCTGTGGCGGGAGGCCCTGGACGCTGAGCCCGACCTGCTGTTCTCGGGAGAGGAAACTCTGGTCCTGGCGGGGCTGGGGGAGGTGCTGGGCCGTTATGACGGAGATGGACAGAGGGAGGCGCTGGAGTCTGCCCTAGCCGAGCTGGCCCGCTGCCTGGAACGGGCGGAGGAAGATCGGAACCGGCTGGGCCGGATGTACGGTGTGCTGGGCATGGGGGCCGGTGCGCTGACGGTCATTCTCCTGCTGTAA
- a CDS encoding SpoIIIAH-like family protein: MKLWKRNAVVAVIVLFVCAAVYLNWSYSQEGNGASAGTGKVLGEAALVGGSGADTDALFGNKGGASPTPSASDGTETQAPQTSSGYFASARLNRQQARDSALSLLQQAAGEEKADQASVDQANQAIQTMAANTLAEAQIENLVTAKGYGDCVAFLSDNGISVVVSASENGLTDTDTARISEIVMGETGLKASQIKIIQAS; encoded by the coding sequence ATGAAGCTATGGAAACGGAACGCGGTAGTGGCGGTGATCGTCCTGTTCGTATGCGCGGCGGTCTACCTCAACTGGTCTTACAGCCAGGAGGGGAACGGGGCCTCTGCGGGGACGGGAAAGGTGTTGGGCGAGGCCGCCCTGGTAGGTGGCTCCGGCGCGGACACCGACGCACTGTTCGGGAATAAAGGAGGGGCATCTCCCACCCCGAGCGCCTCAGATGGCACGGAGACCCAGGCGCCTCAGACGAGCAGCGGCTACTTTGCCAGCGCCCGCCTCAACCGCCAGCAGGCCCGGGACAGCGCCTTGTCCCTGCTGCAGCAGGCCGCCGGCGAAGAGAAGGCGGATCAGGCGTCCGTGGACCAGGCCAACCAGGCCATCCAGACCATGGCCGCCAACACCCTGGCCGAGGCCCAGATCGAGAATCTGGTCACCGCCAAGGGCTATGGCGACTGCGTGGCCTTCCTCAGCGATAACGGCATCAGCGTGGTCGTTTCGGCCAGCGAGAACGGCCTGACCGACACCGACACCGCCCGGATCAGCGAAATCGTCATGGGAGAGACCGGACTGAAGGCCAGCCAGATCAAGATCATCCAGGCCAGCTAA
- a CDS encoding stage III sporulation protein AB has protein sequence METAIRVRTEAARFEQAAALLPYDLRQAACKMPERDKARAEEFRLRAGRPPMVAGPAGEREIPHCPGPVRPEDLGLVLEVASRASAHTVLDRVKCGFVTVRGGHRVGICGSAVVRDGEIHNLRQMSSLAIRIAHEVPGAAAGVLPKLLEGGKLHSTLLLSPPGGGKTTLLRDLVRCISDGVGMEALRVGLADERGEVAAMYEGVPQVDVGERTDVMDGCPKGAALAMLLRGMNPQVLAADEITAAEDIEALEQAAGCGVALLCTAHGGSLRDLWTRPLYRRLMDAGLFRRVVLIRAGEAGRHYEVTEPERGKWLC, from the coding sequence ATGGAGACGGCGATAAGGGTGCGGACGGAGGCAGCTCGGTTTGAGCAGGCGGCGGCCCTTCTTCCCTATGATTTGCGGCAGGCGGCATGTAAAATGCCGGAGAGGGACAAGGCCAGAGCGGAAGAATTCCGGCTGCGGGCCGGCAGGCCGCCCATGGTGGCGGGACCGGCGGGGGAGCGGGAGATTCCGCACTGCCCAGGCCCGGTCCGCCCGGAGGATCTGGGTTTGGTGCTGGAGGTGGCCAGCCGGGCCTCGGCGCACACGGTGCTGGACCGGGTGAAATGCGGATTCGTCACCGTCCGGGGCGGTCACCGGGTAGGCATCTGCGGCAGCGCGGTGGTTCGAGACGGGGAGATACATAATCTGCGGCAGATGTCCTCGCTGGCCATCCGGATTGCGCATGAGGTGCCCGGAGCGGCGGCGGGGGTGCTGCCCAAACTTCTGGAGGGCGGGAAACTGCACAGCACCTTGCTGCTCTCGCCGCCCGGAGGAGGCAAGACCACGCTGCTGCGGGACCTGGTCCGCTGCATTTCTGACGGGGTGGGGATGGAGGCCCTGCGCGTAGGGCTGGCCGATGAGCGGGGTGAGGTGGCCGCCATGTACGAGGGGGTCCCCCAGGTAGACGTGGGTGAGCGCACCGATGTGATGGACGGCTGCCCCAAGGGGGCTGCGCTGGCCATGCTGCTGCGGGGGATGAATCCTCAGGTGTTGGCGGCCGATGAGATTACCGCGGCAGAGGACATCGAGGCTCTGGAACAGGCGGCGGGCTGCGGTGTGGCGCTGTTGTGCACCGCTCATGGTGGGTCCCTGCGGGACCTGTGGACCCGGCCGCTCTACCGGCGGCTGATGGACGCCGGACTGTTCCGGCGGGTCGTCCTGATTCGTGCGGGTGAGGCCGGGCGGCACTATGAGGTGACAGAGCCGGAAAGGGGGAAGTGGCTGTGCTGA
- a CDS encoding recombinase family protein, translated as MKQSNKKISTGTAALYCRLSRDDNMDSESNSIQNQKKILQKAAKDKGYTDTIFFVDDGITGTTMKRPGFQKMIAAIEAGYISAVFVKDYCAIIGLNQKDLENQGILA; from the coding sequence TTGAAACAGTCAAACAAGAAAATCTCTACCGGCACAGCCGCTCTCTACTGCCGACTGAGCCGTGATGATAATATGGACAGCGAGTCTAACAGCATCCAGAACCAAAAGAAGATTCTCCAAAAGGCCGCCAAGGACAAAGGCTATACGGACACCATCTTTTTCGTGGACGACGGTATCACAGGCACCACCATGAAACGCCCTGGATTTCAGAAAATGATCGCCGCAATCGAGGCCGGGTACATCTCGGCAGTGTTTGTGAAAGATTATTGTGCGATAATAGGACTAAATCAGAAAGACCTTGAAAATCAAGGCATTCTGGCTTAG
- a CDS encoding phage antirepressor KilAC domain-containing protein, with the protein MDNKIEIFKNEQFGEVRTILEGEKVLFCAADVAKALGYTNPNKAVNDHCRAITKCSTPISGKVQSINFIPEGDVYRLIIRSKLPAAEKFELWVFDEVIPTIRKTGGYMTDSLLERIQKEPAVIVEFAQALILEKNRVKALECELITAKPKADYYDAFINPDDCTNIRTTAKELKIPERKFVQFLLKEKYLFRSPSGQLLPYNKDSNAGLFIVRDFVTFCYTGSQTYFTPKGKEVIRMKFQKKCGEELLSKMAR; encoded by the coding sequence ATGGATAACAAAATCGAAATCTTCAAGAATGAACAGTTTGGTGAGGTAAGAACGATCCTCGAAGGAGAAAAAGTTCTGTTCTGTGCGGCAGATGTTGCAAAGGCACTCGGTTACACCAACCCGAACAAGGCGGTCAACGACCATTGCAGGGCTATAACGAAATGTTCTACCCCTATCAGCGGGAAAGTTCAGAGTATCAACTTCATCCCGGAAGGAGACGTTTATCGGCTAATTATTCGCAGCAAACTTCCTGCGGCTGAAAAGTTTGAACTGTGGGTATTTGATGAGGTCATTCCTACCATTCGCAAGACCGGCGGCTACATGACGGACTCCCTTCTGGAACGCATTCAGAAGGAACCTGCGGTCATTGTGGAGTTTGCTCAGGCGTTGATTTTGGAAAAGAATCGCGTAAAGGCTCTTGAGTGTGAGCTGATCACGGCAAAGCCCAAAGCCGATTACTACGACGCCTTCATCAATCCGGATGACTGCACCAATATCCGAACGACGGCGAAGGAACTGAAAATCCCGGAGCGCAAGTTCGTCCAGTTCCTTCTCAAAGAAAAGTACCTGTTCCGCTCTCCTTCCGGGCAGCTTCTTCCCTACAACAAGGACAGCAATGCCGGACTGTTCATCGTCCGCGATTTTGTGACGTTCTGCTACACCGGTTCTCAGACCTACTTCACGCCGAAGGGCAAGGAGGTCATCCGAATGAAGTTCCAGAAAAAGTGCGGCGAAGAACTGCTTTCCAAGATGGCAAGGTGA
- a CDS encoding DUF6017 domain-containing protein, with protein sequence MIFVAVYRVNKNRGYTVMANFHLRDKSLSLKAVGLLSKMLSFNDGWKFSTKGLSAICKEGPDAILSALRELEKHGYLVRHRQRDGKGRMSSTIFEIYEEPQESAPEREIPHTENPCVEKPDVDNPRGDRSAQINTDQVITQERNTLSKNYQSINLDGMDRMDERSEYEEIIKENLDYDILCQDPKFDKDRFREIMDIMLDAVCSTAPTIRINGEDMPQQVVKSRFLKLNSSHIEYVLEAMNKNPSDIRNIRAYLLTALYNASLTIDNYYSALVNHDFYGQDRSAGSKKPKTYDYSLCEDTL encoded by the coding sequence GTGATTTTCGTGGCAGTCTATCGCGTAAATAAAAATCGTGGCTATACCGTCATGGCGAACTTCCACCTCCGAGACAAGAGCCTGTCACTCAAGGCGGTCGGTCTTCTCTCAAAGATGCTCTCGTTCAATGATGGCTGGAAGTTCTCAACCAAGGGACTTTCTGCAATCTGCAAGGAAGGTCCGGATGCCATTCTCTCCGCGCTCCGTGAGCTTGAAAAGCACGGCTACCTTGTCCGGCACCGGCAGAGAGACGGTAAAGGCAGGATGAGCAGCACAATCTTTGAGATATACGAAGAGCCGCAGGAGTCCGCGCCAGAACGGGAAATACCACACACGGAAAATCCATGTGTGGAGAAGCCAGATGTGGATAATCCACGCGGGGATAGGTCCGCACAAATAAATACTGATCAAGTAATTACCCAAGAAAGAAATACTCTCTCAAAGAACTATCAATCCATCAATCTTGATGGGATGGACAGGATGGATGAGCGAAGCGAGTATGAAGAGATTATCAAAGAGAATCTTGACTACGACATTCTCTGTCAGGATCCGAAGTTCGATAAAGACCGCTTCCGGGAGATCATGGACATCATGCTGGATGCCGTCTGTTCCACTGCGCCGACCATCCGCATCAATGGCGAGGATATGCCGCAGCAAGTAGTCAAATCCCGCTTTCTCAAGCTGAATAGCAGCCACATTGAGTACGTTCTGGAAGCAATGAACAAGAACCCGTCAGACATCCGTAATATCCGGGCGTACCTGTTGACCGCTCTGTATAACGCCTCTCTGACGATAGACAATTACTACTCCGCCCTCGTCAATCATGATTTCTACGGGCAGGACAGATCGGCAGGGTCAAAGAAGCCGAAGACCTACGATTATAGCCTTTGTGAAGACACTCTTTAA
- a CDS encoding Kae1-like domain-containing protein: MPVCLGIDTSNYTTSVALFDGMRGYNLGRLLEVPEGALGLRQSDALFQHVKRLPLLIHQLRTEGKLDAPISAVGASVKPRWVEGSYMPCFLAGESQGRSLADLLHVPFYPCAHQQGHIAAAAWSAGRAELLDRPHLAWHLSGGTTELVLVEPAGATVECTCIGGTSDISAGQLIDRAGKLLKLTFPAGKAVDALARGAEEVQGFPVKVKDLTFSLSGVENQVKAQAENGTDPARIARFVLETVAGAVVRTTRAALERYPGLPVLCSGGVASNGLLRGRMTDAVFAPPQYSTDNALGVAILAGRALKQEAST; this comes from the coding sequence ATGCCGGTCTGTCTGGGAATCGACACCAGTAACTACACCACCTCAGTGGCCCTGTTCGACGGGATGAGAGGCTATAATCTGGGACGGCTGCTGGAGGTGCCCGAGGGGGCTTTGGGCCTGCGGCAGAGCGACGCGCTGTTCCAGCATGTAAAGCGGTTGCCCTTGCTGATTCATCAGCTCCGGACGGAGGGGAAACTGGACGCCCCGATCTCCGCCGTGGGGGCCAGCGTCAAGCCGCGATGGGTGGAGGGCTCCTATATGCCCTGCTTTTTGGCGGGGGAATCTCAGGGGCGGAGCCTGGCGGATCTGCTCCATGTCCCGTTTTATCCCTGCGCTCACCAGCAGGGACACATCGCCGCTGCGGCTTGGTCGGCGGGGCGTGCGGAGCTGCTGGACCGTCCCCATCTGGCATGGCATCTTTCCGGCGGCACTACGGAGCTGGTGCTGGTGGAGCCCGCCGGGGCCACGGTGGAGTGTACCTGCATCGGGGGCACCAGCGACATCTCTGCCGGCCAGCTCATTGACCGCGCGGGTAAGCTGCTGAAGCTGACCTTTCCCGCCGGGAAGGCTGTGGATGCACTGGCCCGCGGTGCGGAGGAGGTCCAGGGGTTTCCCGTCAAGGTAAAGGACTTAACATTTTCGCTGTCCGGGGTGGAGAACCAGGTTAAGGCACAGGCAGAAAACGGGACCGATCCGGCCCGGATCGCGCGGTTTGTCCTGGAGACGGTCGCCGGAGCGGTGGTCCGTACCACCCGGGCGGCGCTGGAGCGTTACCCCGGCCTGCCGGTGCTCTGCTCCGGGGGCGTGGCCTCCAATGGACTGCTCCGGGGGCGGATGACGGACGCGGTGTTTGCCCCGCCGCAGTATTCCACCGACAACGCCCTGGGCGTGGCCATCCTGGCCGGTCGGGCCCTGAAACAGGAGGCGAGCACATGA
- a CDS encoding stage III sporulation AC/AD family protein, which produces MVKIAAVAVAAALCAVVVKKNASELGLVLALAAGTVILGLSLGALEGVRELMDTLGDTAGLSPAILAPVLKTVGIAILTRIAAELCRDAKENGIAAFVETAGAASALFVALPLLRTVLSMVTGLL; this is translated from the coding sequence ATGGTAAAGATCGCGGCTGTGGCCGTGGCCGCCGCTCTGTGCGCGGTGGTAGTGAAGAAAAATGCCTCCGAATTGGGGCTGGTCCTGGCCCTGGCGGCCGGGACGGTCATCCTGGGGCTTTCCTTGGGTGCGTTGGAAGGCGTCCGGGAGCTGATGGACACCCTGGGCGATACTGCCGGGCTGTCACCGGCCATTCTGGCCCCCGTGCTCAAGACGGTGGGCATCGCCATTCTGACCCGAATTGCGGCGGAACTGTGCCGGGATGCCAAGGAGAACGGTATCGCCGCCTTTGTGGAGACGGCCGGGGCGGCCTCCGCCCTGTTTGTGGCCCTGCCTCTGCTGCGCACAGTGCTCAGTATGGTGACAGGACTGCTGTAG